CGCGTCGATGGCCGTCGTCTGGTTCTTGGCATTGTAGCTGTAGCTGTAGCCATCCGTGGAACTGGTCAGGTTGCCGTTACCATCATAGTAGTAGTTCACGGTGTTCGACCCCTGCACCGTACTGGTCAGCTCTTCGGCCCCGTTGTAGTTGTAGTTGGTCGTCGTACTCGGATAAAGAACGGAGGCCGTCTTCCGATTGCCTGCTTTATCGTAGCTATAGCCCCAATCCTGCACTTCCTGGTTGCCGCTGTTGAAGACTTCCGCGTTGGTGAGCCGGTTCATCGAGTCATAGCTGTAGTTGCGAGTGAACGTGTTGGTGTGGCCGATGGGATCGAGCAACGTGACCGATTGCAGCAACTGGGTCGGCGTCGGAGGCGACGTCGGGAGCGTGTAGACATACGTAAAGTTCAGGTAGGCGGTGGTGATCTGCCCCTGGTTGTTCATGATGCCGCCGACAGCAGAGGTGACATGACCCGCTTTGTCATAGCCGAACACCTCACCGGTGCCATTGGGATAGCTGATACTGGTGCGCTCGTTGGCCGGGTTATAGCCGTAGACGGTAGGGGTGGACGTATTGGGTGGGTCCTCAACTTTGAGAAGCCGGTTGGCATTGTCGTAGTCGTAGCCGATGCTGCCCCCACGATCGGTGTAGAGGTGTAGATTGCCCACCGGGTCATAGGTCGTGGTGATCTGATCGCCGTTGGGCAAGGTCTTGATATGCAACCGGTTGTCCTGGTCGTAGTTGAAGCTGGTGGTGCCGGTATTGTCGATCACGCTGGTCTGATCGCCATCATCGTTGTAGCCATAATGGATGATGGTTGTGGCCGTGTTATAAGTGATCTGCTTCAACCGATCCATGGGATCGTAGCTAAACGTGATGGTGGTGCCATTGCCATCAATGACTTGCGTGACGCGGCTGACCTGATCGACGGTAATGGTTTCCTGGCCCAGGGGAGCCGGCGGCGTCACGATATGCAGGTTGCCATAGCTATCGTAGGTGTACGTGGTCGGGTTGCCGTCGCCATCGGTGGCCTGCTTGAGCGTGCCATAGAGGTAAGAGCCATACGGCACGTCGGTATTGTACTGATAGGATGCCGAGGACCCGGTTCCTTTGGGCGTGGTATCGGTGGCCGAGGTGAGATTGCCGTTGCTGTCATAGCCATAGGTCATGGTGTTGTTCTGCGCATCGGTGAGCGTGGTGGGCAGGTAGGGATTGGGATTGGTGTAGCCAAAGGTGGTCGTCGCTCCGGTGCCATCGGTGATGGAGAGCAGGTTGTTGGTGTGGCCGACATCGAAATTGAAGACCGTTTTGTCCAGGAGGGGATCGGTGTACTGACTGACGTTGGCATCGGGGGTATACGTCCGCTGCTCCAGGTTGCCGTTACCGTCGACGACTTGCTGCACCTCCAACCCGCTGTAACCATAGATAGTGGTATTGCTCCTGGCGTCGGTGAAGACGGTGCAGGGGAGCGAAGTGATGATGCCACACTGGCTGGCTCCCGGGGCGTAGTAGGCCACGAAGGTGTGGTTCGAGAGCGCGTCGGTCAGCTCGTTGACGCGATGAGTGCCCGACTGGTAGCTGATGCTGGTGCCGTTGGTATCGGGGTCGGTGATACTGGTGAGATCGGTCCCCGTGTAGCCCAGAGTGGTCGTTTTACCGTTGAGGTCAACGATGCTGGTCAGCATCCCATTCTGGTAGCCGGGCTGGACCGTACGCCCAAGGACGTCCGTGATCTGATTGAGCAGTCCGCCAGAATTGTAGCCAAAGGTAGTGGTCCGGTTCTGCGTATCGGTGAGACTGCTGATGTTGCCCGAACTGTTGTACAAAAAGGTGATCTGGTGGCCGTTCTTGTCCTGGTCAAAGATCTCGCGGCCATGGCTATCGAAGCCGAAGCACTCGCTGGTTTTCTGGAAAATCAGCACATAACTGGCACCGTTGACGGTGCTCTGGACCAGCGTGGCATCCAGACCGGCCGGCTCATCGTAATTGTCGTAGCTGCTCGTGTCATAGGTGTAGAGAGCCGAGACGCCACTGGAGCCGTGCAAGGTCACGTTGTTGCCATTGAAGGAGAGCGAGACGCCGTTGCCCACGCTCAGATTCCAGTTGGGTCCCAGCACGCTAGAGGTGGTGGACTGTGAATTGTAGGTGAAGGCAATATCGAGGTCCAGGCCGGTGCCACGGATCTGCAAGGCGGTGTACTGGGCGACCAGGTTGCCGTTGGCGACATTGGTCTCGATCAACAGGCGATCATCCAGGTTCTGCTTGACCAACGTGTAGAACCCCACCGTACCCAGCCCATCGACGTTGCCAGCCACTTTGGGGGTGCTGGTGAGCGATGGGCAGGCAGCGATGTTATTAGTATGCGGGTGGGGATTGCGCCGCGGGGGTTTGTGAGATGCGAGCGAACCAGGGTTTTGTGCCTGCCCACTGGCGAGAGAGGCCGCGTGTACGGTGGTACTCCAGCTGGCAACTACAAATATACACACCATCAAAGCAGCGAATAACGAGCGCCAGAGATGCGCAAACGTGAAATGGAAACGCAAATATGAGAGACGCACTCGGCGAGGACGATTCGAAGTAGTATCAGGGGAAGGTGTGATAGTATCCGGCATCGGAAACAAGCCCTTTCTTGTGCAGTAACGCAGGCAAGGAAGCAATATACATAGGTGTGAGTGTATACGGACCGAGCTAAGAAAGTAGTCTACAAGCGAACATACGAATATACACTACAGACCTGCGTTACTGAAGGACAGCCTGGATCAGCTGACCAGAAAGTTGCTTGTTTACCTCCTTTCCCTCAAAAGTTTTGAAAGATATCTCTACTAGCATAACTTAAATGTGTAGCATTTGTCTTTACTTTTTGGAAGCAATTTCCCAGCACTTTTTTCCTCCTGAAGGGTAATTTTACGGCAGAAATTACCCTCAAGAAGCCCCCAAAATTAAGAGGACTGTTTTGATGCGGATAGGGCTAATGGTTCTGAAGCTTCTTCAGACCTTGCTTTAATGGGAAGTACTTCCTGGTAGGAGCGCCTTGATATAACTGATGTTGGAAGACCATTATCTCAAATATAGTAAAATATTCTTCCTCCCCCCCTTAATCGATTAATTACTCCAGATTATCTTGACAATAGAAAATAAGTCTGCTATAGTTATTAATGGTGTTAGTCCACCAAATGAATATGATATCTGCGACACCCGTTTTTCTCTTTTTAGATGTTAGGCATTTCAACAGTATTTTCTGCAAGGGGGAGAAATGCTATGCCTGGCTGGCAGACCATCAACCGGTCATCTTCGCTACGTATGGATGAGAAAGACAACACATCTGAATTCCTCAGCGGTGCAGACCTTAAGGAATATGGCGCTCATCTTTTAAGATTCGGTCAAACATTATACAGGCAGCGGAAAGGTGTTATCAATCTTCTTTGTCAGGAAGTGGCTCGTATCTCTCACGGATATTTGAAGTTGCTACCTCGTCGGGATAATGAGGTGATGCCTGTAACTTGTTCGCCCTCCATTCCGGTGCAGTTCCAACAAAGACTTTACGGTGCCTTGCTTTTCCAGCGAGATATAGAAGTATCGCGGAAGCTTACTATCGGCGATGTGCTAGATTTCGCTCGGGACTGTGGATCGGTTATTTTTACGTTGGAGCATTGTCTCCTCCCTCAAGGTGACGGGCGCGTGCGTGACGTTCAATATCCAGATAATTTAACCAGGCGGGAAAAGGAAATTCTGAAGTTGATGGTTCGGGGCTATGACGAGGAAAGCATAGCCAGGGCATTGGATATTACCGTTGCTACGGTAAGTAAGCATCGGCACACGCTCTATGAAAAACTTGGCGTTCACAATAGTCATGATGCTATTCTAGTAGGCTATCACACGCTTTGTTTTTCACCTCTGGAAGATATTATGCCTTGTTCCAGCAACATAGGGTATGAAGTAGAGTACAGGGAAAAGATACCGGCCGGATTACCTGATTACTGGTAAATTCCAGGCGGACGGCTATTTTTTTTGATGCGAAATAGGGGGAATCGCATGAGATGATATCAGTTTGTCTTTGTATCCGGTACTACCGGTACGAGATGGATGCGTGTTCTATTTACTGGCATCAGCATGAGCGTTCTGTTGCTGGTCCTTTTGCAGAACTGGTTTTCGCCCGTCTTTGCCCATTCCCAGGATATACCGGCGATGTCGTGGACACCAGTACCTTAAGCGTGATAATGCCGCTTCCAGCCCTCCAGAATACACACCAGGTGGTAGAGATTGACTGGACAAATGGTGTGCCAGGCGCCACCAGTACCCATTTCGGCCTGGGTCGCGTGACCGGTTAGCCTCAAGTCCTCCCAGCACCCTTTTCCTGTTCGTGCCGATACAAATCGAACAGGATCAAGGCCAGGGATTCAAAAAGCCTGGCCCAGAGAGAGGGGTCGCCAACATCATTGGTCATATCTGTTACCAGCAAGCTACAGGTAGCGTCGATTACCTCCTGGATGTGGTATTCCTTGGAGAAGGCATAGAGCCGGTGGCTTTTTTCCTGGCCATAAGGCGCATCGACGACGGACCAGACATGCTTATTCTCTCGCATGCCCAGGTATCGGATATGGTAATTGTGGTAATCCTGGCCACCACAGGCCGGTTGGATATGCAGGTTGTAATGAGAGGCCGGATGGCGCCTGTCGTACTCTCGCATACCCAACCAGCCATGCTGGGGTATCAGCAACCCCTGGCTGGTCCAGTACCACTTTGTCTGTCGATTTCTTCGCATTGAACGGGTTTTTCTCCGCCCGGGTTTCCGGTGCATGTTTCTCGCTCCATTTCGTTCTATCCATACGAACATAGGAGCGCACTCAACAGGGCAGGAGCACAGGGCAAAAGGGAGAACATACCTGAGATAATCTCCTGTACATTGAGATGTAGGGGAGATGAAGCGAGGTTACACGTCTCTATCCTGATGCTTGTCCGTGCCATCAGTTGAGAGCGCATGAGTTCAGGACGCAAAAACATATTCATGGATTAATACTTTTACCAGAGTATCCGGCCACATGAATATCCAGGCTGTCTCGAAACAGCCATCCTGCTTGCGTCTTCCATCAAGCTCTAAACTGAAGGACTTACCGAATCACCAGGCTCATGAGACATGCCTTTCCTGAAAGATAGGATCTGAACGATACTGGTGATTTCCTATGACATGTTTCGCCATGTCATTCTGAGCGAAGAGAAGAATCTCTCGTCCACTTCCGGGTAATCATCAGAACGATACTATTGACGAAAACATTTTAGCATATCAAAAGGGAGACAACAAGGTTCTGATAGAGGTTTACCGATTCGATAATCTTTAGGTGTTAACGGATAGACAAAAGTTTTGTGAGCTAATCCTCGTAGAAGAACGTCATGATGTGTTATGATTATGTTACCGGCACATTAAGAACTTAATACAAAGGAGCGTCAATGGATATTCCATTCCGCTTTCCGGGGAGTCTCTGATAGATGGCTTCCCGGAAGCAAAAAGTTGTGATGGACGAAGAGCCGGTGGACAAATCGATGGCTCTCTTTGATCGAGAGGCACGTAAGTTCCTGGTTCGGGTTCTGATCGGTCTGGCGTATACAGGGTACATCGTCATAGTGGCCCTGATATACCATGCAGTCATAAGCTTCTTGCTTCCGGCAGAAATATGCCGAGCGATTATGCTGATCACATTAGGAATGCCGTTGGGTCTGCCACTGGCCTCGATGGGCACCATGCTCATGCGGATATTCCTGGCTGCCCTATCAGCAGGGTTGCATAGTGTAAAGGACGAATGACATGTGAAAGTTCATCAAGGCATCGGGATAGACTTTCTTATTCCGGGAACAGCCAGGTACTCACCCTTTCTGTTCCTGAGAACCCGCTCAGTGCATCGTTACCGGTATAGACATATGGGAGAACGCTGGATTCCAGTTATTCCTGCGGCTATAACCGTTTGACGAGCAACTAAATCGTAGTCCAGTTCTTAATTGTGCCGGCACCCCCACCCAATCTCTGTATCAAAACTGGCTATAAGCTCCTTCGTAGCTCCCACTTAAGCCGATTGCCCTCCGGTGGAAGGCGATGCATCCCAACTTTTTCAAGGACCCTGATGGAACCAATATTGTCATCAAGGCATTCAGCGGTAATCACCTGAATATTGGGTGTCTGAAAAGCCCAGTTGATGACGCAACGCGCCATCTCAGTTGCATATCCCTGTCCTTCATAAGCGGGAATGATATTGTAACCGATCTCTACCATTCCTGCCTCATCCGGTGCGCCGTGGAAACCGATGCCGCCAATCGCTACCTGGTCAGCCTTATGGATGATAATGCCGTCCCAGACAAGACCCGCCGGGTCTTTCTCCATGGCTTCGACAAAAAAAGGGAGTGCTTCCAGCAAATCGGGTCCCGGCCAGTCATCAGGGATGGCTACTCCTAGCATCTCAGCCAACCTGGCTCTATTCGCCAGCGTTACCTTCTTGAGTTCCAGGGTGAAAGGGAGCAATTTGAGCCGTTGCGTTTCCAGTATTTCCATGATAGAAGTCCTCTTTCAGTTATTACTTGCTGCCACTCAAAAATCGTAGGAGTTAGACCGCTCGTAGTCGTCCACTACGGGGTTAGTAGGACACATCAGCATCGAAAAAAGAGATCACGCTCCTACCACTCGCACAAATCCCTCTCCTGGCCTATAATCCGGCGATTGATGCCGCCAATAGGTATTGTAAAGCTGCGCGTAATGCCCGCCCTGCTGCATCAAAGATTCGTGGTCGCCCTCTTCCACTATTCTGCCGCGGTCAAGCACGATGATGCGGTCGGCGTGCCGGATGGTCGAGAGGCGGTGCGCGATCAAAATGGCGGTGCGGTTTTGCAAGACCAGGTCTAGCCCTTCTTGAATCTGGGCCTCGGTCAAGGGGTCGACGCTGGCGGTCGCCTCGTCCAGGATAATAATCGAGGGGTCTTGCAAGAGTACACGGGCCAGGGCAACCAGCTGGCGCTGTCCCAACGAGAGCGATCTACCCGCTTCTCCCACCAGCGTATCCAATCCCTCTGGCAAAGCATCCAGCCAGTCTCCGCCGCCAATGCTCTGCGCTATCGATTCCACCTCTTCAGCACTGGCATCGGGTCGCGCATAGCGAATGTTATCGGCTACACTGCCTGAAAAGAGAAATGGTGACTGTGGCACAATACCCAGGTGCCGGTGATAATCGCTCAAGTCAAAAGAGCGGATGTCACGCCCATCGATCAGGATTCTTCCTCCCTGGAACTCGTAGAATCGTGCGACCAGGCGGGCAATGCTCGTCTTGCCTGCCCCGGTATGCCCCACAATCGCGATAGTCTGTCCTGCCGGGATTTTGAGATTGAAGCCTGCCAGGACGGTTTGCCGGTCGTCATAGCTGAAATAAACGTCTTTGAACTCGATTTCCCCTTTCAGATGGCCTGCCGGTTGCGCATCATCCTGGTGAATGCGCGGCTCGGCATCAATGAGCGCGAAGACACGCTCGCTGGCCGCCAGGCCTAACTGGAACTGGCTCCAGAACGAGGCGATACTGGTCAATGGGAACCATAGCGAGCGAATCCCTTGCAGGAACAGGAACCAGTCGCCGGCAGAGATATTATGGGCGAGTACGCGCAGACCGCCGAAATAAATGACAATCACCGTACCAATATTCGCCAGCAGCACTAAGACGGGGAAGACACCATTATATATGAAGCCCGAACGCACATTGACCTGGTACGATTGCTCATTTATCTGCTTGAACTCCTCGTACATATTCTGTTCTTGCCGGAAGTTCTTGGCGATGGTAATGCCGGTCACTACCTCCTGCACATTGGCGTTCACCCTTGCCATCGAACGTTGCGAACGCTGCGTGGTGCGGCGGGCAATGCGGCGGAAGAGCAGGGCAACCACGATGATGAATGGCAGAATAGCAAATGTCAGCAGGGCAAGCTCCACACTCCGTATGAGTAGCACAATTGCCATCAGAAAGAACAGCAGCAGCTGGCTGATGAGGCTGAGTGCGAGCGTGACGACAGTAGCAAAATCCTCGCTATCCGAAGTAACGCGGCTGACGATTTTGCCGCTAGGGAACTCGTCATAAAAGGACATATCGCGCGAGACCACAGCCTGAAATGCATCATTGCGCAGTTTTAGTACTACATCTCCTACAGTACGCGCTGTGTACCACTGGCGAAAGAAATTGCAGACCCAGGAGAAGACTCCGGCCAGCAGGATAGCAATGATTAATAGCAGGATGGTTTGTACGGCGACCGACGATACAACGGCGTTAATGCCGAAGGAGATCAAGACCGGAAAGACCGTATCCAGCAGCGAGGTTAAAGTAATCAGAGCCGCGATGACTATCATGATGCGCAACTTGGGCCGAAAATAGCCAATGATACGCGCAATCAACTGGCGATCACTATAGTTACGATCATAGGCCTCGGCATCCAGGCCATCCATAATAAACCCCATGCATATCCTCCAGATGGTTATCGTTCATCCGCATTGACAAGTTTACCGGTTGTTTTGCCTGAGTCTTGTTCGCCGGTCAGCGCTTTTCGTTGTTGGAAAGAAGCTGGACTGAGTTCTTGAATAATGTGGACCGGTGAAGCTCCATCATTCCATAGTGGCC
This sequence is a window from Ktedonobacteraceae bacterium. Protein-coding genes within it:
- a CDS encoding DUF6531 domain-containing protein, which translates into the protein MPDTITPSPDTTSNRPRRVRLSYLRFHFTFAHLWRSLFAALMVCIFVVASWSTTVHAASLASGQAQNPGSLASHKPPRRNPHPHTNNIAACPSLTSTPKVAGNVDGLGTVGFYTLVKQNLDDRLLIETNVANGNLVAQYTALQIRGTGLDLDIAFTYNSQSTTSSVLGPNWNLSVGNGVSLSFNGNNVTLHGSSGVSALYTYDTSSYDNYDEPAGLDATLVQSTVNGASYVLIFQKTSECFGFDSHGREIFDQDKNGHQITFLYNSSGNISSLTDTQNRTTTFGYNSGGLLNQITDVLGRTVQPGYQNGMLTSIVDLNGKTTTLGYTGTDLTSITDPDTNGTSISYQSGTHRVNELTDALSNHTFVAYYAPGASQCGIITSLPCTVFTDARSNTTIYGYSGLEVQQVVDGNGNLEQRTYTPDANVSQYTDPLLDKTVFNFDVGHTNNLLSITDGTGATTTFGYTNPNPYLPTTLTDAQNNTMTYGYDSNGNLTSATDTTPKGTGSSASYQYNTDVPYGSYLYGTLKQATDGDGNPTTYTYDSYGNLHIVTPPAPLGQETITVDQVSRVTQVIDGNGTTITFSYDPMDRLKQITYNTATTIIHYGYNDDGDQTSVIDNTGTTSFNYDQDNRLHIKTLPNGDQITTTYDPVGNLHLYTDRGGSIGYDYDNANRLLKVEDPPNTSTPTVYGYNPANERTSISYPNGTGEVFGYDKAGHVTSAVGGIMNNQGQITTAYLNFTYVYTLPTSPPTPTQLLQSVTLLDPIGHTNTFTRNYSYDSMNRLTNAEVFNSGNQEVQDWGYSYDKAGNRKTASVLYPSTTTNYNYNGAEELTSTVQGSNTVNYYYDGNGNLTSSTDGYSYSYNAKNQTTAIDA
- a CDS encoding helix-turn-helix transcriptional regulator, which produces MPGWQTINRSSSLRMDEKDNTSEFLSGADLKEYGAHLLRFGQTLYRQRKGVINLLCQEVARISHGYLKLLPRRDNEVMPVTCSPSIPVQFQQRLYGALLFQRDIEVSRKLTIGDVLDFARDCGSVIFTLEHCLLPQGDGRVRDVQYPDNLTRREKEILKLMVRGYDEESIARALDITVATVSKHRHTLYEKLGVHNSHDAILVGYHTLCFSPLEDIMPCSSNIGYEVEYREKIPAGLPDYW
- a CDS encoding GNAT family N-acetyltransferase, coding for MEILETQRLKLLPFTLELKKVTLANRARLAEMLGVAIPDDWPGPDLLEALPFFVEAMEKDPAGLVWDGIIIHKADQVAIGGIGFHGAPDEAGMVEIGYNIIPAYEGQGYATEMARCVINWAFQTPNIQVITAECLDDNIGSIRVLEKVGMHRLPPEGNRLKWELRRSL
- a CDS encoding ABC transporter ATP-binding protein, which encodes MGFIMDGLDAEAYDRNYSDRQLIARIIGYFRPKLRIMIVIAALITLTSLLDTVFPVLISFGINAVVSSVAVQTILLLIIAILLAGVFSWVCNFFRQWYTARTVGDVVLKLRNDAFQAVVSRDMSFYDEFPSGKIVSRVTSDSEDFATVVTLALSLISQLLLFFLMAIVLLIRSVELALLTFAILPFIIVVALLFRRIARRTTQRSQRSMARVNANVQEVVTGITIAKNFRQEQNMYEEFKQINEQSYQVNVRSGFIYNGVFPVLVLLANIGTVIVIYFGGLRVLAHNISAGDWFLFLQGIRSLWFPLTSIASFWSQFQLGLAASERVFALIDAEPRIHQDDAQPAGHLKGEIEFKDVYFSYDDRQTVLAGFNLKIPAGQTIAIVGHTGAGKTSIARLVARFYEFQGGRILIDGRDIRSFDLSDYHRHLGIVPQSPFLFSGSVADNIRYARPDASAEEVESIAQSIGGGDWLDALPEGLDTLVGEAGRSLSLGQRQLVALARVLLQDPSIIILDEATASVDPLTEAQIQEGLDLVLQNRTAILIAHRLSTIRHADRIIVLDRGRIVEEGDHESLMQQGGHYAQLYNTYWRHQSPDYRPGEGFVRVVGA